One segment of Niabella beijingensis DNA contains the following:
- a CDS encoding tetratricopeptide repeat protein, producing MKAYNLLIKYRLPISIILILAGAYVNYAGSFWPAFPLYLVGVILLFSHFFFGPLRLIQEYMESGDLDGAEKVLNSIRFPNLLYKPIRSVYYTLKGNIAMSKQDFDGAETMMKKGLDLGMPMKEAEGASLLQMGMLAMQKGNTRQGESYIRQAIRKGLPDKENEAAAYLQMCSIMMNKREFRAAKDFFRKAKACKPTTPQIVSQIKEIEKYISRMPG from the coding sequence ATGAAAGCGTATAATCTTTTAATAAAGTATCGGTTACCCATCAGCATCATTCTTATTCTTGCAGGTGCGTATGTCAATTATGCTGGGAGTTTCTGGCCGGCGTTTCCCCTCTACCTGGTAGGTGTCATCCTGCTTTTCAGCCATTTTTTCTTCGGACCGCTCCGCCTGATCCAGGAATATATGGAGAGCGGTGACCTGGACGGAGCCGAAAAAGTGCTGAACTCGATCCGGTTCCCCAACCTGCTGTATAAGCCTATCCGCTCTGTATATTATACGTTAAAAGGTAATATTGCAATGAGCAAGCAGGATTTTGACGGAGCAGAGACCATGATGAAAAAAGGGCTTGACCTTGGTATGCCGATGAAAGAAGCAGAAGGCGCCAGCCTGTTGCAAATGGGGATGCTGGCCATGCAAAAGGGAAATACCCGGCAGGGGGAAAGCTATATCCGCCAGGCGATCCGCAAAGGCCTGCCCGATAAAGAGAATGAGGCTGCGGCATATCTGCAGATGTGCAGTATCATGATGAATAAAAGGGAATTCCGGGCTGCCAAGGACTTTTTCCGCAAGGCAAAGGCCTGTAAACCTACAACCCCGCAGATCGTCAGCCAGATCAAGGAAATCGAAAAATACATTTCCCGGATGCCGGGATAG
- the recR gene encoding recombination mediator RecR — protein sequence MQFSSGLLESAVNEFAKLPGIGKKTALRLVLHLLRQEPGEVSRFSETIDRMRKDICFCKRCFNVADGDFCSVCSNSHRQQHTICVVETIRDVIAIESTQQYNGTYHVLGGVISPLDGVGPDQLNIGSLLHRVEHEKTEELIFALNPTIQGDTTIYYIQKKLQDQSVRITTIARGIAFGGELEYADELTLGRSLQNRLPVEKYMSR from the coding sequence ATGCAGTTTTCATCCGGTTTATTGGAATCAGCGGTCAATGAGTTTGCGAAACTTCCGGGCATTGGTAAAAAAACAGCGCTGCGGCTGGTGCTGCATTTGCTGCGGCAGGAGCCCGGTGAAGTAAGCCGGTTCAGCGAAACGATCGACCGCATGCGAAAGGACATCTGCTTTTGCAAACGGTGTTTTAATGTGGCGGACGGTGATTTCTGCTCCGTTTGTTCCAATTCGCACCGGCAGCAGCATACGATCTGTGTGGTGGAAACCATCCGGGATGTGATCGCCATTGAAAGCACCCAGCAATACAATGGTACCTATCATGTACTGGGCGGAGTGATCTCCCCGCTGGATGGCGTGGGGCCGGATCAGCTGAACATCGGTTCCCTGCTGCACCGGGTAGAACATGAAAAAACGGAAGAACTCATCTTTGCACTGAACCCCACCATCCAGGGCGATACCACCATCTATTATATTCAGAAAAAACTCCAGGATCAGTCTGTGCGCATCACCACCATTGCCCGGGGGATCGCCTTTGGCGGCGAACTGGAATATGCAGACGAACTGACCCTGGGCCGTAGTCTGCAAAACCGGCTTCCCGTTGAAAAGTATATGAGCCGGTAA
- a CDS encoding Ig-like domain-containing domain: MFAIHMQTKSLLGVFFAAVTVILLVLSGGGCANIVPPTGGPRDSLPPQIVRVTPADRTKHFDQEKITFYFDEYVDLNDVYQNLVISPLPKSVPQVDRKLKTVTVRLKDSLQPNTTYVLNFTNVIKDITEGNKAKDMLYVVTTGDYFDSLQLSGNVKMAKTIKADSTLTVMLHSNLEDSAVFKQRPEYIAKVDSTGDFLFRYLRPGTYRIYALKDEGGSYLYTSKTQGFAFADSPVVVSATPPPPVRLYAYAEEEQKAAGSAEEPELDKKEKRLKFQINLQGQQQDLLEPLVITFPSALKTYNPEKMLLTTDSTMTPVTGHTFTLDSTRKIITMNMQWQEGTRYNLVLPKDFATDSLDRGLLKPDTIRFTTRERKEYGQARLTFNKLDTTVHPVLLISQGGTLKNAFPLRSNILNIDLYNPGDYDLQVLFDRNNNGKWDPGDFIKHIQPEIIVPLDRKLTFKANWTLEPEINLKEPPK; encoded by the coding sequence ATGTTTGCAATTCATATGCAAACAAAGAGTCTTCTCGGTGTTTTTTTCGCTGCAGTAACCGTCATCCTGCTTGTCTTATCAGGAGGAGGGTGTGCCAATATCGTCCCTCCGACGGGGGGGCCGCGGGATTCGCTTCCGCCGCAGATCGTACGGGTGACCCCGGCAGACAGGACCAAACATTTCGACCAGGAAAAGATCACGTTTTATTTTGATGAATATGTGGACCTGAATGATGTATATCAAAACCTGGTGATATCGCCCTTGCCAAAATCGGTTCCCCAGGTCGACCGTAAACTGAAAACGGTGACGGTGCGCCTTAAGGACAGCCTGCAACCGAATACGACCTATGTGCTCAATTTCACCAATGTGATCAAGGACATTACAGAAGGCAATAAGGCCAAGGATATGCTGTACGTGGTGACCACCGGTGATTATTTTGACTCACTCCAGCTCAGCGGCAATGTGAAGATGGCAAAAACCATAAAAGCGGATTCGACTTTGACCGTGATGCTGCATTCCAACCTCGAAGACAGTGCTGTGTTTAAACAGCGCCCGGAATATATTGCCAAAGTGGACAGCACCGGGGATTTCCTTTTCCGGTACCTGCGGCCCGGAACTTACCGTATCTATGCCCTGAAGGATGAAGGAGGCTCCTACCTGTATACCAGCAAGACCCAGGGATTTGCATTTGCCGACTCGCCGGTCGTGGTTAGTGCCACGCCCCCTCCCCCGGTTCGCCTTTATGCCTATGCGGAAGAGGAACAAAAAGCAGCAGGGTCCGCTGAAGAACCCGAGCTGGACAAAAAAGAAAAAAGGCTAAAATTCCAGATCAATTTACAGGGGCAGCAGCAGGATCTGCTGGAGCCGCTGGTGATCACCTTTCCGTCAGCGCTGAAAACCTATAACCCGGAAAAGATGCTCCTCACCACGGACAGCACCATGACCCCGGTTACGGGTCATACCTTTACACTGGACAGCACCCGGAAGATCATTACCATGAATATGCAGTGGCAGGAAGGAACCAGGTACAACCTCGTCCTGCCTAAAGATTTTGCTACAGACAGCCTGGACCGGGGCCTGCTGAAGCCGGATACCATCCGGTTCACTACCCGGGAGCGTAAAGAATACGGACAGGCCCGGCTGACCTTTAATAAGCTCGATACCACTGTGCATCCGGTATTGCTGATCTCCCAGGGGGGCACGTTAAAAAATGCATTTCCGTTGCGGTCCAATATCCTAAACATCGACCTTTATAACCCGGGGGATTACGACCTGCAGGTACTTTTTGACCGGAACAATAACGGGAAATGGGATCCGGGGGATTTTATAAAACACATCCAGCCGGAGATCATCGTTCCGCTGGACCGGAAACTTACTTTTAAAGCCAACTGGACACTGGAGCCGGAGATCAATCTGAAAGAACCGCCGAAGTGA
- a CDS encoding heparinase II/III family protein, whose amino-acid sequence MKRLVSASLQNGIISLFFITVLLPVTADAYVKRDLLQKNRDVTLVKNVLVPAEQWVPYPAYQDRSGWDRFLGNYKKEFIGNGDAMLNYQWKVVKATDYLEYSRSGSRVIMEGPFNENITAIVRLFMAELAEGKGRYLDQLANGVFSTCEMTSWALSAHLSLQTSKQLFPDHREQVIDLMAGDLGSLFSWIYYYFHNEFRKLNPLLEMRLKQELENRILTPYMTTDHLWWMALRYKPGDLVNNWNPWCNFNVLQTFALIEKDPEKLAQAVYRTMTSVDQFINYTNEDGACEEGPSYWGHAAGKLYDYLQLLYDMTGGKISLFNEPVIKNMGEYISRAYVGNGWVVNFADASARLSPDARLIYRYGKAVGSGEMMELAALLQSNEKEPHVPWEGRDIYRLFQSLRMDKEIAGSKPLQSAPAYTWYPQTEVCFMRDNKVFFAAKGGHNNESHNHNDIGSFNLYFGNTPVMIDAGVGTYTRKTFGPERYSIWTMQSAYHNVPEINGHNQRNGAKYKATEARFDPGTKTFSLNLANAYPADAGVQSWKRTYRLNKGSLDIEDRFRLSKPGQKNRIHFLCYGTVTSGDNGKLMIRQGNIRSLLRYDDRIFDVTVDTVKLDDTRLSNVWGPEIYRITLIEKKPAASGQYRYSIRRMED is encoded by the coding sequence ATGAAAAGATTAGTAAGCGCTTCACTGCAAAACGGAATCATCAGTTTATTTTTTATCACTGTATTGCTGCCCGTAACAGCAGATGCCTATGTAAAAAGAGATCTGCTGCAAAAAAACCGGGATGTAACGCTGGTGAAAAATGTGCTGGTTCCCGCAGAACAATGGGTGCCTTATCCGGCATATCAGGACCGGTCGGGATGGGACCGGTTCCTGGGAAATTATAAAAAAGAGTTTATCGGCAACGGGGATGCAATGCTGAACTACCAGTGGAAGGTAGTAAAGGCCACCGATTATCTTGAGTATTCCCGCAGCGGCTCCCGCGTGATCATGGAGGGGCCGTTTAATGAAAACATTACCGCCATTGTACGTCTTTTTATGGCGGAGCTGGCTGAAGGAAAAGGACGCTACCTGGATCAGCTGGCCAATGGTGTTTTTTCTACCTGCGAAATGACCTCCTGGGCACTTTCCGCACACCTCAGCCTGCAAACCAGCAAGCAGTTGTTCCCGGATCACCGCGAGCAGGTGATCGACCTGATGGCCGGGGACCTTGGTTCCCTGTTCTCCTGGATCTACTATTATTTTCATAACGAATTCCGGAAACTGAACCCGCTGCTGGAGATGCGTCTGAAACAGGAACTGGAAAACCGTATCCTGACACCCTATATGACTACCGACCACCTCTGGTGGATGGCACTGCGTTACAAACCGGGCGACCTGGTGAATAACTGGAACCCCTGGTGCAATTTCAACGTGTTGCAAACATTTGCTTTAATCGAAAAAGATCCGGAAAAACTGGCGCAGGCAGTGTACCGGACAATGACCTCTGTTGACCAGTTCATCAACTATACCAATGAGGACGGTGCCTGCGAGGAGGGCCCTTCCTACTGGGGACATGCCGCGGGAAAGCTGTATGATTACCTCCAGCTGCTGTATGATATGACGGGAGGTAAGATCTCCCTGTTCAACGAACCGGTCATTAAGAATATGGGGGAATATATTTCACGGGCCTATGTCGGAAACGGGTGGGTGGTGAATTTTGCGGATGCTTCAGCACGACTGAGCCCGGATGCCCGGCTGATCTACCGGTATGGTAAAGCGGTGGGCAGCGGTGAAATGATGGAGTTGGCAGCACTGCTGCAAAGCAACGAAAAGGAGCCGCATGTGCCATGGGAAGGGCGGGATATTTACCGGCTGTTTCAATCGCTGCGTATGGATAAAGAAATCGCCGGAAGTAAACCGTTACAAAGTGCACCGGCGTATACCTGGTATCCGCAGACAGAGGTCTGTTTTATGCGGGATAATAAAGTATTCTTTGCGGCCAAGGGCGGACATAACAATGAAAGTCATAACCACAATGACATCGGCTCATTTAATTTATACTTCGGTAACACACCGGTTATGATCGATGCCGGAGTAGGTACTTATACCCGTAAAACATTCGGCCCGGAGCGGTATTCGATTTGGACCATGCAAAGCGCCTATCACAATGTTCCGGAAATAAACGGGCACAACCAGCGGAACGGTGCAAAATACAAAGCAACTGAAGCCCGGTTCGATCCGGGAACAAAGACCTTTTCGCTAAACCTCGCCAATGCCTATCCTGCTGATGCGGGAGTGCAATCCTGGAAACGGACCTACCGGCTGAATAAAGGATCACTGGATATAGAAGACCGGTTCCGGCTCAGCAAACCGGGACAGAAGAACCGCATTCATTTTCTTTGTTACGGTACTGTTACATCAGGGGATAATGGAAAGCTGATGATCCGGCAGGGGAATATCCGGTCGCTGCTGCGCTATGACGACCGTATTTTTGATGTGACGGTGGATACCGTGAAACTGGATGATACCCGCCTTTCGAATGTATGGGGTCCCGAAATTTACAGGATCACCCTCATCGAAAAAAAACCGGCAGCTTCCGGGCAGTACCGCTACTCGATCAGAAGGATGGAAGATTAA
- a CDS encoding DJ-1/PfpI family protein, with protein MAKKILFLTGDFAEDYETMVPFQMLTMVGHEVHAVCPGKKKGEKVITAIHDFDGFQTYSEKPGHFFELNYSFDEVNASGYDAFCLAGGRAPEYLRLDPKVIELTRHFMEAGKPVAAICHAIQILAAANVLKGRKLTAYPAVGPEVTLAGGEYIGVAVTEAVTDGNLVTAPAWPAHPAWIRAFLELLGTRIECG; from the coding sequence ATGGCAAAGAAAATTCTGTTTCTGACGGGTGATTTTGCAGAAGATTATGAAACAATGGTACCTTTTCAGATGCTGACCATGGTGGGGCATGAAGTGCATGCCGTTTGCCCCGGGAAAAAGAAGGGTGAAAAAGTGATCACGGCCATTCATGATTTTGATGGATTCCAGACCTACAGTGAAAAACCGGGGCACTTCTTTGAGCTCAATTATAGTTTTGATGAGGTGAACGCATCCGGTTATGATGCTTTCTGCCTTGCAGGCGGACGGGCACCGGAATACCTGCGGCTGGATCCGAAGGTAATTGAGCTGACCCGTCATTTTATGGAGGCGGGCAAACCGGTGGCTGCCATTTGTCATGCTATCCAGATACTGGCTGCAGCCAATGTATTAAAAGGAAGAAAACTGACCGCCTATCCGGCAGTAGGACCCGAGGTAACACTGGCCGGCGGGGAATATATCGGAGTGGCCGTTACGGAAGCGGTTACAGATGGCAACCTGGTTACAGCGCCTGCCTGGCCGGCACATCCGGCCTGGATCCGGGCATTCCTGGAGCTCCTGGGTACCCGGATCGAATGCGGATAA